Proteins encoded within one genomic window of Calonectris borealis chromosome 1, bCalBor7.hap1.2, whole genome shotgun sequence:
- the ATN1 gene encoding atrophin-1, with protein sequence MFSSNRAKENGGPTPKRMKTRQNKDSMSMRSGRKKETPGPREELRSRGRASPGGVSTSSSDGKAEKSRQATKKGRVEESCTPKGSKQGRTEEISESEGEDTNAPKKTKTEELPCPPSPSDVDSLDGHSFNDEMSSDPRDIDQDNRSTSPSVYSPGSVENDSDSSSVLSQGPSHSYHHPPLFPQSPPVAPPPDSLARPPEPSFGLPGEVHPQGPPAGSYHSQLEGQASRIFQAQAPQAPASSSSAVAAPSAPPSSSSSSSSSSSSSSAHAPLYPTANVVQVGAKIAGGVGGLPAPGGREQTLSAKHNPPPTTPISLASVVGALPPQKTPPANPPAAPPASAPSFPHVSANLPPPPALRPLNNAVAASSSPGMVGQALSGHLPSPHGMGQDKAPALAPSRYPYAPPPLPPSSSSAQYPQPSPAQPLPSYSASYGHSFPPPSGLSVSSQPPKYTQPSLPSQPVWSQGPPPYSRPLGNAGSHPAAPFPGQPPHHQQPPQQHHHGHGSGGGVSPAAAAPPQPPGGYPHGLESNSHHPSHATYGLRLYPPHSQAAYSQAPSAAAAAPSSSSSSSSSSSSSSSSAASSQGSYPGMCAHPPGQSPATYTFPPPPPPSPAHGAGPPVTSAATTLSTVIATMASPSAAPYKTVSPPVPPSAVAPYGKRAASPVPTFQPPAPYKPGSPPASSAAPFRAATPPGYRVASSPVAGGYKAPSPAPSAPPPLPGSMAAPAAPPPPLPLSAAQIKQEPSEEYEPPESPVPPARSPSPPPKVVDVPSHASQSARFNKHLDRGFNSCSRTDLYFVPLDGSKLAKKRADLVEKVRREAEQKAREEKEREREREREKEREREKERELERSVKMAQEGRPVECSSLGPVPHRPSFEQGSAVATVPPYLGPDTPALRTLSEYARPHVMSPSNRNHPFYVPLGAVDPGLLGYNVPAIYSSDPATRERELREREARERDLRDRDLRERLKPGFEVKPAELEQLHAVPAAAMDPFPRHGGLSLQTAPGLHPAFPFHPGLGHLERERLALAAGPTLRPDMSYAERLAAERQHAERVAALSNDPLARLQMLNVTPHHHQHSHIHSHLHLHQQDAIHAASASVHPLIDPLASGSHLTRIPYPAGTIPNPLLPHPLHENEVLRHQLFAAPYRDLPGSLSAPMSAAHQLQAMHAQSAELQRLALEQQQWLHAHHPLHGVPLPTQEDYYSHLKKESDKPL encoded by the exons AAAGGCCGGGTGGAGGAATCCTGCACCCCCAAGGGCAGCAAGCAGGGCCGAACAGAAGAGATCTCAGAGAGTGAAGGGGAGGACACCAATgctcccaaaaaaaccaaaactgag GAGTTGCCCTGCCCTCCGTCCCCATCCGATGTTGACAGCCTTGATGGCCACAGCTTCAACGATGAGATGAGCAGTGACCCACGGGACATTGACCAGGATAACAGGAGCACCTCACCCAGCGTCTACAGCCCTGGCAGCGTGGAGAATGACTCCGACTCCTCCTCCGTGCTGTCCCAGGGGCCGTCTCACTCCTACCACCACCCTCCGCTCTTCCCTCAGAGCCCGCCGGTAGCTCCCCCTCCCGACAGCCTGGCCCGTCCACCTGAGCCCAGCTTTGGGCTCCCGGGCGAGgtgcacccccagggaccccccgcaGGGAGCTACCACTCCCAGCTGGAGGGCCAGGCCTCCCGCATTTTCCAGGCTCAAGCCCCGCAGgcacccgcctcctcctcctctgctgttgCTGCCCCTTCcgctcccccttcctcctcctcctcctcttcctcctcgtcctcctcctcctccgcccacGCTCCTCTTTACCCTACGGCCAATGTGGTCCAGGTTGGGGCCAAAATTGCCGGTGGAGTGGGGGGGCTCCCAGCACCAGGGGGTCGAGAGCAGACCCTCAGCGCCAAGCACAATCcgccacccaccacccccatctCGCTGGCATCGGTGGTCGGGGCGCTTCCCCCTCAAAAGACACCCCCAGCCAACCCTCCGGCCGCCCCCCCGGCTTcggccccttccttcccccacgTCTCCGCCAAtctgcctccccccccggccctgcgccCGCTCAACAACGCGGTGGCCGCCTCCAGCTCCCCGGGGATGGTGGGGCAGGCCCTGAGCGGCCACCTTCCCTCACCCCACGGGATGGGGCAGGACAAGGCACCGGCCCTGGCCCCCTCCCGCTACCCCTACgccccaccgccgctcccgccctccAGCTCCTCGGCCCAGtacccccagccctccccggcccagcccctgcccagttACAGTGCCTCCTACGGCCACTCCTTCCCCCCGCCCAGCGGCCTCTCCGTGTCCAGCCAGCCCCCCAAGTAcacccagccctccctgccctcccagcccgTCTGGAGCCAGGGGCCGCCCCCCTACAGCCGCCCCCTGGGCAACGCCGgctcccaccccgctgcccccttccccgggcagcccccccaTCACCAGCagccgccccagcagcaccaccacggccacgggagcggcgggggggtctccccggcagccgcagctcccccgcagccccccgggggttACCCCCACGGCCTGGAGTCAAACAGCCATCACCCTTCCCACGCCACCTACGGGCTGCGCCTCTACCCTCCCCACAGCCAGGCCGCTTACAGCCAGGCTCCCTCAGCTGCCGCCGcagccccctcttcctcctcctcctcctcctcctcctcttcctcctcgtcctcctctgCCGCCTCTTCCCAGGGAAGCTACCCCGGCATGTGCGCTCACCCCCCGGGGCAGAGTCCTGCCACTTACACCttccccccgccaccgcccccctcccctgcccatgGGGCCGGCCCTCCGGTCACCTCCGCTGCCACCACCCTCTCCACCGTCATCGCCACCATGGCCTCCCCCTCGGCGGCCCCCTACAAGACCGTCTCGCCCCCTGTACCCCCCTCGGCCGTGGCCCCCTACGGGAAGCGGGCGGCCTCCCCCGTCCCCACCTTCCAGCCCCCGGCCCCCTACAAGCCGGGCTCACCCCCTGCTTCCTCGGCCGCCCCTTTCCGGGCAGCCACCCCTCCTGGCTACCGGGTGGCCTCCTCCCCCGTGGCAGGGGGCTACAAAGCCCCCTCACCTGCCCCCTCTGCCCCGCCACCCCTGCCGGGGAGCAtggccgccccggccgccccgccgcccccgctccccctcAGTGCAGCGCAGATCAAGCAGGAGCCGTCAGAGGAGTACGAGCCCCCCGAGAGCCCCGTGCCGCCTGCTCGCAGCCCCTCGCCGCCCCCCAAGGTGGTGGACGTGCCGAGCCATGCCAGCCAGTCAGCCAG ATTCAACAAACACCTGGACCGCGGCTTCAACTCCTGCTCCCGCACGGATCTGTACTTCGTGCCCCTCGACGGCTCCAAGCTGGCCAAGAAAAGGGCAGATTTGGTGGAGAAAGTGCGGCGAGAGGCTGAGCAGAAAGCGCGGGAAGAGAAAGAGCGGGAACGGGAACGAGAGCGGGAGAAGGAGCGGGAGCGGGAGAAGGAGCGGGAGCTGGAGAGGAGTGTG AAGATGGCCCAGGAGGGCCGGCCGGTTGAGTGCTCGTCCCTCGGGCCGGTtccccaccgcccctccttcGAGCAGGGCAGTGCTGTAGCGACTGTTCCCCCGTACCTTGGCCCTGACACCCCAGCTCTGCGCACCCTCAGCGAATACGCACGGCCCCACGTCATGTCCCCCAGCAACCGCAACCACCCTTTCTACGTGCCGCTGGGTGCAGTCGACCCAGGCTTGCTGGGGTACAACGTGCCGGCCATCTACAGCAGTGATCCAGCAACGAGGGAGCGAGAGCTGAGGGAGCGGGAAGCCCGCGAACGAGACCTGAGGGACCGGGACCTGCGTGAACGTCTCAAGCCCGGCTTTGAAGTCAAGCCAGCCGAGTTGGAGCAGCTCCACGCCGTGCCAGCTGCTGCCATGGATCCGTTCCCACGCCACGGCGGGCTGAGTCTGCAGACGGCCCCCGGCCTTCATCCCGCTTTTCCCTTCCACCCAGGGCTGGGCCACTTGGAGCGGGAGAGGCTGGCGCTGGCAGCCGGCCCGACCCTTCGTCCCGACATGTCCTACGCCGAGCGCTTGGCGGCTGAGCGCCAGCACGCCGAGCGGGTGGCTGCTCTCAGCAATGACCCTCTGGCCCGGCTGCAGATGCTCAATGTGACACCTCATCATCATCAGCATTCCCATATCCACTCCCACCTCCATCTCCACCAGCAGGATGCCATACATGCAG CCTCAGCCTCTGTTCACCCTCTTATTGACCCCCTCGCCTCGGGATCGCACCTCACCCGGATACCATATCCAGCTGGAACCATCCCCAATCCTCTCCTGCCTCACCCTCTACATGAGAATGAAGTGCTGCGCCACCAGCTTTTTG CTGCACCCTACAGGGACCTGCCGGGCTCTCTCTCCGCGCCCATGTCAGCAGCACATCAGCTCCAGGCCATGCACGCGCAGTCAGCTGAGCTGCAGCGCCTGGCTCTGGAACAGCAGCAGTGGCTTCACGCCCATCACCCTCTGCACGGCGTGCCGCTCCCAACGCAGGAGGATTACTACAG CCACCTGAAGAAAGAAAGTGACAAACCCCTTTAA